Proteins found in one Zea mays cultivar B73 chromosome 1, Zm-B73-REFERENCE-NAM-5.0, whole genome shotgun sequence genomic segment:
- the LOC103641693 gene encoding uncharacterized protein encodes MSLEILDGSTVRSFVEDERAFNSSVDGRFAALDADHDGLLTYAEMAGELMSLRVLERHFGVDEAAVAPEELGALYRGLFARFDRDGSGMVDRHEFRAEMKEVMLGVANGLGFLPVQMVLDEGSFLKVAVDRELAKAA; translated from the coding sequence ATGAGCTTGGAGATCCTGGACGGGAGCACGGTGCGGAGCTTCGTAGAAGACGAGCGCGCCTTCAACTCCTCGGTGGACGGCCGCTTCGCCGCGCTGGACGCCGACCACGACGGCCTGCTCACCTACGCCGAGATGGCCGGGGAGCTCATGAGCCTGCGGGTGCTGGAGAGGCACTTCGGCGTGGACGAGGCCGCGGTGGCGCCGGAGGAGCTCGGGGCGCTGTACCGCGGCCTGTTCGCGCGGTTCGACAGGGACGGCAGCGGCATGGTGGACCGGCACGAGTTCCGCGCGGAGATGAAGGAGGTGATGCTCGGCGTGGCCAACGGCCTCGGCTTCCTCCCCGTGCAGATGGTCCTAGACGAAGGCAGCTTCCTCAAGGTCGCCGTCGACAGGGAGCTCGCCAAAGCTGCCTGA
- the LOC103641702 gene encoding wall-associated receptor kinase 2, with amino-acid sequence MCSTAVLLVRTCVVLVCLAALARAPAKVHAASGTGDGLLAIPTNASLSHCPSWCGDVQISYPFGIGPGCFRQGFELTCDQTAPSPRLFFVSRNSSIQVTSLYVGSSVVLASAVGFNVTMSAGVDTYTKSWEAPTATGVSFYADHNFLYTVGCGVYVYVFGDNMTDIIGYCTSICTDNREIMESVGACEGLGCCSILMRGGQGFTLKLGRLNSTIPQFGEALSSVKIIFSEYYEFVTDDVYASWVNTSNVHGIVLDIAITDQPSCASARSQENKDTYACTSESICDDVQGGYSCVCPGQIEGNPYIKDGCIAYYNPEAPSIRNCTRLCGNISVPFPFGIEEGCYANDNLRLNCTINDTTLILDRGYAQYCVTNLSLDDGLLMVTNMLNATSFNNMERVVITNYDGYYQNGFYSTDEDVVDGNYDFSQEDTTIKWFIANITCQKAMQNNATYACVSDNSICKDVMRGNIRDGYRCKCSDGFQGNPYLQNNCTDINECFIPNKCNGICHNFDGGFNCTSCPHGKEYDPKNQKCVMSAKQRILIFGIVIGLVCGLGSISFALGAIVLTGKWKKGIQRRIRREYFKKNQGLLLEQLISNENATNKTKIFTLDELEEATNKFDATRVLGHGGHGTVYKGILADQRVVAIKKSKIVEQIEIDQFINEVAILSQIIHRNVVKLFGCCLEDEVPLLVYEFISNGTLYDILHENIATKCLFSWDDRIRIATEASGALAYLHSAAAIPIFHRDVKSSNILLDDNFTVKVSDFGASRSLSLDETHVVTIVQGTFGYLDPEYYYTGSLTEKSDVYSFGVILVELLTRKKPIFINESSAKQNLSHYFIEGLQEGALMEIIDSQVVEEADQEEINDISSLIETCLRSKGGHRPSMKEVDMRLQCLRTKRLRNKTHLLIEKGGEMEPLLCVEAQHPHERINPIYNEEHLTIPMMSGCYSLEQELAAASSMVR; translated from the exons ATGTGCTCCACTGCAGTGCTGCTAGTTCGCACATGCGTTGTGCTTGTGTGTTTGGCCGCCTTGGCGCGAGCGCCGGCCAAGGTCCATGCTGCCTCCGGCACCGGGGATGGGCTCCTTGCTATCCCTACCAACGCCTCCCTGTCGCACTGCCCCTCTTGGTGCGGGGATGTCCAAATCTCGTACCCGTTCGGGATAGGGCCGGGCTGCTTCCGTCAAGGCTTCGAGCTCACCTGCGATCAAACAGCTCCTTCTCCCAGGCTCTTCTTCGTGTCGCGGAACAGCTCGATCCAGGTGACTTCTCTATATGTCGGCAGCAGTGTGGTTTTGGCTTCAGCTGTTGGGTTCAACGTCACCATGAGCGCAGGCGTGGACACCTACACCAAGTCTTGGGAGGCCCCTACTGCCACTGGTGTCAGTTTTTATGCAGATCATAATTTTCTGTACACTGTTGGATGTGGTGTCTACGTCTACGTGTTCGGTGATAATATGACAGATATCATTGGTTATTGCACGAGTATTTGCACAGATAACAGAGAGATCATGGAGAGCGTTGGTGCCTGTGAAGGGTTAGGCTGCTGCAGCATTCTAATGCGTGGCGGCCAAGGCTTCACTCTCAAACTAGGTCGCCTCAATAGTACCATTCCACAGTTCGGTGAAGCGCTCTCCAGTGTCAAGATTATCTTTTCGGAATACTATGAATTCGTTACTGATGATGTTTATGCAAGTTGGGTGAATACAAGCAATGTTCATGGCATAGTACTTGACATTGCAATCACGGACCAACCAAGCTGCGCGAGTGCCCGGTCCCAAGAGAACAAGGATACCTACGCATGCACTAGTGAAAGCATCTGCGACGACGTTCAAGGAGGCTACAGTTGCGTCTGCCCTGGTCAAATAGAGGGCAACCCCTATATTAAAGATGGCTGCATAG CATATTACAACCCAGAGGCACCGAGTATTAGGAACTGTACGAGATTATGTGGAAACATAAGCGTTCCATTTCCTTTTGGGATCGAAGAAGGCTGTTACGCAAATGATAACCTACGACTCAACTGCACAATTAACGACACTACTCTTATTCTTGATCGAGGGTACGCACAGTATTGTGTGACCAATTTGTCACTTGATGATGGGCTTTTGATGGTTACAAACATGCTGAATGCCACAAGCTTCAACAATATGGAGAGGGTAGTCATCACTAACTATGACGGTTACTACCAGAACGGCTTCTATTCAACCGATGAGGACGTTGTGGATGGTAATTATGATTTCTCTCAGGAGGATACAACAATAAAATGGTTTATAGCAAACATAACTTGTCAGAAAGCAATGCAAAATAATGCTACATATGCGTGCGTAAGTGACAACAGTATATGCAAAGATGTCATGCGAGGGAATATACGTGACGGGTACCGCTGCAAGTGTTCCGATGGCTTCCAAGGAAACCCATACCTTCAAAATAATTGTACAG ATATTAATGAGTGCTTTATTCCAAATAAATGCAATGGAATATGCCACAATTTTGATGGAGGCTTCAATTGTACAAGTTGCCCTCATGGGAAAGAGTATGATCCAAAAAATCAAAAATGTGTCATGTCAGCTAAGCAGCGTATTCTAATTTTTG GGATTGTAATTGGGCTTGTTTGTGGTCTTGGATCCATAAGTTTTGCACTTGGTGCAATTGTACTCACCGGTAAGTGGAAAAAAGGTATCCAAAGGAGAATTCGAAGAGAGTACTTCAAGAAAAATCAAGGTCTACTCTTGGAGCAACTAATATCGAATGAAAATGCTACAAACAAAACAAAGATATTCACTTTGGATGAATTAGAGGAAGCAACCAACAAGTTTGATGCTACTCGTGTTCTAGGTCATGGTGGGCATGGCACTGTTTACAAAGGGATTTTGGCTGATCAGCGTGTCGTGGCTATAAAAAAATCTAAAATAGTGGAGCAAATAGAGATAGATCAGTTCATCAATGAGGTTGCTATTTTATCTCAAATCATTCACCGCAATGTGGTGAAGCTTTTTGGTTGTTGCCTAGAAGATGAGGTACCCTTGCTAGTCTATGAGTTCATATCAAATGGCACTTTGTATGACATTCTTCATGAAAATATTGCAACAAAATGCTTGTTCTCATGGGATGATCGAATTAGGATTGCAACGGAAGCATCAGGAGCACTTGCTTATCTACACTCAGCTGCTGCAATACCAATTTTCCATAGAGATGTGAAGTCTTCTAATATACTCTTGGACGACAACTTCACTGTAAAGGTTTCAGATTTTGGTGCTTCAAGATCTCTATCCCTTGATGAAACACATGTGGTGACAATTGTCCAAGGAACATTTGGTTATTTAGATCCAGAGTACTATTATACTGGTTCTCTAACTGAGAAGAGTGATGTGTATAGTTTTGGAGTGATACTTGTGGAACTTTTGACAAGAAAGAAACCAATTTTTATCAATGAATCGAGTGCCAAACAAAACTTATCTCATTACTTCATTGAAGGACTACAGGAAGGGGCTCTCATGGAAATAATAGATTCTCAAGTTGTGGAAGAGGCAGACCAAGAAGAGATTAATGATATCTCCTCACTTATAGAAACGTGCTTAAGATCCAAAGGAGGGCATAGACCAAGCATGAAAGAAGTAGATATGAGATTGCAATGTCTAAGAACAAAGAGGCTACGGAATAAAACACATCTTTTGATTGAAAAGGGTGGAGAAATGGAACCTTTGTTATGCGTAGAAGCTCAGCACCCACATGAACGTATCAATCCAATTTATAATGAGGAACATTTAACAATTCCAATGATGTCTGGGTGCTACAGTTTGGAGCAAGAACTTGCGGCAGCATCCAGTATGGTTCGCTAA